From Lactuca sativa cultivar Salinas unplaced genomic scaffold, Lsat_Salinas_v11 Lsat_1_v11_unplaced_15, whole genome shotgun sequence, a single genomic window includes:
- the LOC111911035 gene encoding protein FAR-RED ELONGATED HYPOCOTYL 3-like, producing MEITQIRFTYQEPGATYRTNRYNMIFVPFTAINNHEKTINVGVGLISDETIESYSWLLEAFLSSHKKKPTMILSDIDVALSSSIGKVFQGCTHRLCMWHIMSKMPSKIDADLVSNSDFKKRINQLVWNMNIEPSEFENKWDLMLNEFHLKDNKWLADMFNKREKWIPSYFRDIPMSFSFNIFSATLLSMSFDKWTISRIMLNQRIAKFTQPHLCVIHLILMKNIHYIEIYIISYNLHINIYATNLPKYMLRLFQIINYIFRIILLKNIKSNAIEKYNISYNLHMYIYATNLLKYIIFYYLVKSFIYYLNLFRINNYKKYKYS from the exons atggaaattactcaaataagatttacgtaccaggaaccaggtgctacatatagAACAAACag GTACAATATGATATTTGTTCCTTTCACTGCAATAAACAATCATGAAAAGACAATCAATGTTGGAGTAGGACTAATATCAGATGAAACAATTGAATCATACTCTTGGTTATTAGAAGCTTTTTTGTCATCACataagaagaaaccaacaatgaTTCTGTCAGACATAGATGTAGCATTATCTTCTTCAATAGGAAAGGTGTTTCAAGGATGTACTCACAGATTATGTATGTGGCACATAATGTCAAAAATGCCATCAAAG ATTGACGCTGATTTAGTTTCAAATTCAGATTTCAAGAAACGCATAAATCAACTAGTTTGGAATATGAATATTGAACCATCAGAATTTGAGAACAAATGGGATTTGATGTTGAATGAATTTCATTTGAAGGATAATAAATGGTTGGCTGATATGTTCAACAAGAGAGAAAAATGGATTCCCTCATATTTCAGAGATATACCAATGTCTTTTTCCTTCAACATCTTCTCTGCAACTCTTTTGAGCATGTCTTTTGACAAATGGACAATTTCTAGAATCATGTTGAACCAACGTATTGCAAAATTTACACAACCTCATTTGTGTGTTATACATCTTATTTTGATGAAAAATATACATTATAttgaaatatatattattagttataacttacacataaatatatatGCCACTAATCTTCCGAAATATATGTTAAGACTATTTCAAATCATCAACTACATATTCAGAATCATTTTACttaaaaatattaaatctaatgcgattgaaaaatataatattagttaTAACTTACACATGTATATATATGCAACTAATCTTctgaaatatataatattttattacctAGTAAAATCTTTCATTTATTACTTAAATCTATTCAgaattaacaattataaaaaatataaatattcatAA